A region of the Candidatus Methylomirabilis oxygeniifera genome:
GCGGCTTCAATGCGACCTTTTCGAATAAACTCCTGGTTCTGATAGATGGACGGAGCGTCTATACACCGCTGTTCGCCGGGGTCTTCTGGGATGTGCAGGATACCCTCCTGGAGGATATCGACCGGATCGAGGTCATCCGCGGACCTGGCGGGACACTCTGGGGCGCCAATGCGGTCAACGGTGTCATCAACGTCATCACGAAACGGGCGAAGGCCACACAGGGAGGCTACGTCGAGATCGGCGGGGGAAGCGAGGAACGCGGGTTCGTGGGAACGCGCTACGGCGGACAGGTGGGGGAAGATCTCTTCTATCGGGGCTACTTTAAGTACGCGAATCACGACAACCTGGTGACCGCCACCGGCCACGAGGGTAACGACGACTGGAGAACATACCGGGGCGGCTTCCGACTCGACTGGGAGCCTTCCACTCGCGATACGCTGACGGTTCAGGGCGATCTGTATAAGGGCGATTTCGGTCAGACGCTTCCGGTTTCCTCCCTCTCTCCTCCTTTTACGGTCAGCTCGGACAGTCGGGACGACTTTGCGGGAGGCAATGTCCTGACTCGCTGGAAACATAAGATGGCGGATCGTCGGGAGACAACCCTCCAGTTTTATTACGACCGGACCCATCGTGACGAACTGCTGTTCCACGAGATACGGGATACCGTCGATCTCGAGTTTCAGTACCGCTTCCCCATCGGGACACGCCACGACCTGATCTGGGGTATAGACACGCGCGTGACGATCGATGACATGAACAATAGTTCCTCGCTGGTCTTCACGCCGACCCACAGAACCGATCACCTGGTGAGCGGATTTATCCAGGACCAGATCGCGCTGATTCCGGATCGGCTGACACTGACCCTCGGGTCGAAGTTTGAGCATAACCCGTACTCCGGTTTCGAAGCCCAGCCGAACGCGCGGCTGCTGTACTCCCCCAACGAGTGGAATCGGGTCTGGGCTGCAATCTCGCGGGCAGTCCGGACACCCGCCCGATTCGAGCGAGATGTCCGGGTCAATGCGGCCGCCTTTCCTGGCCCTGGTGGGCTTCCTGTACTCGTCCAAACGATGGGCAACTCCGACTTTACCTCTGAGGAACTGCTGGCCTTCGAGTTGGGCTACCGGGTGCAGCCGAGCGAGTGGCTGTCAGTCGATTTGACCGGCTTCTACACGATCTACGATAAACTGAGGACGGCCGAACCCGGCGCCCCTATCCCCGCGATGGACGCCACTCCCCCTCACGTCATCCAGCCCTTCCTATTCGACAACCGGATGTCCGGGAATACCTATGGTGTCGAGATCACCAGTGCCTGGCACCCTGTGAGCTTCTGGCGCCTGCATCTCAACTACTCCTACCTGAAGATCGATCTCCACCCCGATGCGACCAGTGTCGAGGGGACACAAGACCAGAGACGTTCGCCGCGCCATCAGGTACAGGTGCGCTCTCTGCTCGACCTGCCCTGGCATCTTCAGTTTGATGCGTCGGCATTCTTTGTCGATCGCTTGCCTAAGTTGGAGCCGACTGTTCCGGCCTACCTGCGACTCGATCTCCGTCTGGGGTGGCGGCCGACGAACGCGTTCGAGCTGAGCCTGGTCGGCCAGAACCTCCTGGATAACCGACACCCGGAGTGGGGGAGCATCTTCGGTGTTCCTGTGAGGCCGCTGGAGGTCCAGCGCAGCGTCTATGTGCAGGCGTCCTGGCGGTTCTGATCTGTGATCAGGCGGCCTGTCTTTACCCGTATTCTACTGCTCTGCCTGTTCGTTGCGGCAAGCGGCGTGGACGCGTTCGGTCCCATAAGGAGCGCTTTTGCGCAGTCGTCCCCTCTCGAATACCAGGTCAAGGCGGCCTTTCTGTATCAGTTCTCTAAATTCGTCGAGTGGCCTCCGCAGGCCTTCGGTGTCTCGCAATACACCATCTGCATTGGCGTGGTTAACGGCGGTTCGATGGCGAGCGCGCTTCAATCGATTGAGGGCAAGGAAACGAAGGGTCGTCGGGTCGTTGTGAAACAGTTCAAGACGCCGGACGAACTGGAGTTCTGCCATATCTTGTACATCAGCCCCGCAATGGCAGGTCGATTGGCGGAGATTCTGGAGCGACTCAAAGGGACCAGCACATTGACGGTCAGCGACATCGACGGATTTGCCAGACGAGGCGGAATGATCAACTTTATCATGGTCGAGAACCAGATCCAGTTCGAGATCAATGTTGAGACCGCTGAGAAGGCGAATTTGCAAATCAGTTCGCATCTGCTCCGGCTGGCGCGAATCGTGCCGAGGGGACGGTAATATGCCCCTGTTTCGAGATGTCCCGATCCAGAAAAAGCTGAGGCGCATTACGATACTGACCACCAGCGTCGCACTCTTGCTGACCGGCGCGGCGCTCATCGTCTACGAATTCGTGGCATACCGCTCCGTCATGACGCGTGAGTTGATGAGTATAGCCGACATCATCGGGGCGAACAGCGTAGCCGCTCTCACATTCAACGATCCGATGGCCGCCGAAGGGACGTTGTCCGCATTACGGAAGGACTCTCGGATCGCGGTGGCGGCCCTCTACACGAAGGAGGGGAGAACCTTCGCCCTCTACCGACGCCAGGTTTCGGATGGGGAGGTGATTCCGGCCGCACCCCGCGCAGATGGAAGTGCATTCGAGGGAGGGCGCCTGATCCTCTTTCATCCGATCATCCTCGACTACGAGAAGATCGGAACATTGTACATTCAGGCGGACACGCAAGAGGCGTACGCTCGCCTGCAAGTCAGCGTCGTGATCGTATTTGGTGTACTGCTGGCCTCCTCACTGGTCGCGCTGTATCTCGCTTCAACACTCGAGGGTGTGATCTCCAAACCGATTGTGAACCTGGCGGAGACGGCAGCCATCGTGTCGGAGAAGCAAGACTATTCGGTCCGGGTCGCCGGATCCGGTCGGGATGAGCTGGGCCGACTGATCGCCGGGTTTAATGAGATGCTGGCGCAGATCCAGCGGCGAGATGTGGCCATTCAGGAAGCGCGTGATCGACTCGAGGGCGCGGTCGAAGAGCGTACACGACAACTGCTGGAGGCGAAACAGCAGGCCGAGGAGGCGTCCCGCCACAAGTCGTTATTCCTGTCCAACATGTCCCACGAACTCCGAACGCCGTTGAACTCGATTATCGGCTTTGCCTCGCTGCTGCAGGACCCCATCGTCAGTTCCTTACCCGAGAAGGAACTGCAGCTCATGAGGCACATCAGTACAAGTGGGGAGCACCTTCTAGCCCTGATTAATGATCTCCTCGACATCTCCAAGGTCGAGGCGGGTAAGCTGATCCTTCAACCCCAGGCGTTTCCGCTTGGAGAGGCCATCGAGGCGGCTGTCTACACGTTCCGTCCACAAGCTGCGCAGAAGCAGCAGGATCTCGGACTGTCGATGGATCACGACATGCCGATCATCAAGGCTGATCCTATTCGTTTCAAGCAGATCCTCTACAACCTGCTCTCCAATGCCGTCAAGTTCACACCGGTGGGCGGGAGAATCAAGGTAGCTGCGCGGATTGCTCCAGGCGTCGGGCACCAGAAGGCAGGAAGCAACGACGTGGACCCTTTACACCCGATACCCTGCACCCAATACCCTGGCGAATGCGTCGAGATTGCCGTATCCGATACCGGGATCGGGATCAGGTGCGAGGACCTCTCCAAACTCTTTCAACTTTTCACTCAGCTTGAGCCTACACTCACTAAGCAGTTCCAGGGCACGGGTCTGGGTCTCGCCCTCACAAAGCAGCTCGTCGAGTTGCATGGGGGAACGATCGGAGCCGCATCGGAAGGCCCGGGCCGAGGCAGCACCTTTACCGTTCGGCTTCCGCTGCCCTCACCGGAGCGTCCGAAGACAGGAGGGTAATATGGCACAAGGCAAGATTCTCGTCGTGGAGGATAATCCACTCAATCGGGAGATGATCATCACGGTTCTGGAAGCGTACGGTTACACCGTCCTCGAGGCGGAGGACGGCCTTGGGCTCATGGAGCGGGTGAAGGCCGAGCGGCCGGGTCTGATCATCATGGACTTGCAACTTCCCAAAATCGACGGCTTTGCCCTTACCAGGAATCTGAAGGCCGATGCCTCGACGCGGGATATCCCCGTCGTCGCCGCCAGCGCCTTTGCCAAGAGTGAAGATCAAGCGCTGGCGCTGGATGCCGGCTGCGCCTTCTTCCTGACCAAGCCCCTCGATTTGACGGTCCTGCTTCAGACCGTCGCGAGATTTTTACCACAAGGCGCGACGTAACCAGTCTAACGCCTCACAAGTTCGGTTCCGAATGTGACGCCTGCTTCAGTAAACCCATCAACCCCTCGATGTTGATTGACGTCGTCGTCCGCTTGATTTCTTGACGCTACCTACCTTATAATCAATCGCTTTTTTCGTTTAAGCCCATTGTGCAGTTCTGATCGCCGACACGTTCTTTCTGGCGATAATTATGCGAAGGGGGAAGACTGATGCCCAGCTATGATTTGAAGTGTGTAAACTGCGGCAAGAAATTTTCACTGACCATGACTATTAAGGAGCGGGGGACCAAGCGGCTGAAATGCCCGAAATGCGGAGCCGGCAAACCGGAGCCCATCTTCTCGACCTTTTTCGCCAAAACCTCGCGTAAGAGCTGAGGTGACGCATGATCCTGGTGACGGGCGCCGGCGGGTGAGGAGTGGAGGAGTGACGAGCAACCGACAGAATCTGAAGCAATGCGCCAGGGGATTGACCGCACTGGCGCTCGGATGTATCCTGCTCGCCTCCCCGACGAGCGTCCTCAGCGCAGGCCGAGAAACCCTCCACCTGGATAGTGAGTTGGAGTCTCTTGGATTTATCAAGCTCCAGAACGATCCCAAGGCGCCCGACTTTACGCTCCAGGACGTGTCGGGAAAGTCGGTTCGGCTGGCTGACCATCGCGGTAAAATTGTCTTCCTGACCTTCTGGACAACCTGGTGAGGCTACTGCCTGAGGGAGTTTCCCTCAATCGAGCGTCTCTATCAACAGTTTAAGAAGAAAGATTTCATCGTGCTGGCGGTCAATATCGGCGAGTCGGCCGATCGGATCCAACAATATATGCTGAAGCATAAGCTCACCTTTCCCTCGCTGGTGGACCCCTCGTCAAGCGTCGCCAACCTGTACGGGGTTCGCGCGACGCCTACCCGGTATCTGATTAATCGCGACGGGACGGCTATGGCAGGGAGCATCGGGCCAAGGGACTGGGCGGGTGAAGATGCGCAGAGGCTGATCGAAATTCTTTTGGAGACCGGCAAAGCGCTCCGTAAGGGATAAGCACCGGAAGTGACGGCTGCCGGCCATACCCTGGAAGGCACGGATTATCGTTCATCTACATAAGAACCTGAAGCGACTGAATATGAAGCGGCTGTTCCTGTGTGTCGCTATAATAAGCGTATGTTTTGGGCTTTCCGCCGGCGTATCGGCGATGGGCGACCAACCGCCGGTTGCCGATGACCGCATCCAACGCGAGTTTCTCACGAACCATTGGCAGACGCCTATCCCGCCTCAAGGGAAGCCTCCGGCACATTTTTCGTCGATCGAGGGATCGCTTGACCCGGAAAGTTGCGGCGTCTGTCATCGGGCTCCGTATGAGGACTGGGGCAACAGCCTTCATAGTAAGAGCATGGGACCGGGCGTTGTGGGCCAGACGATGGAGCTGATCCACGACAATCCCAAGATGGCGCTCCTGTGCTACAGTTGTCATGCGCCTCTTACCGAGCAGCAGGAGAAGGTCGTGAAACAAAAAGGCGGCACCCCCTCTCGAGTGAAGAAGCGGCACCGCCCGTCGGCCTTGCCGTTGAACGCTTCAGAAGATGGGGAGAGTGATGAGTTGACATTCAAAACCAATCACGCCTTTTCCGCCTCGCTGCAACAAAAGGGCTTGAGTTGCACCGGATGCCACGTGCGGAGGCACCAGCGTTTCGGGCCGCCAAAGCGGGACGGCTCGATCGAGAATTCCGCTTCCGCAGCGCAGGTCCCGCACGGCGACGCCATCAGAACGACGGCCTTTGAACGAGCCGAATTCTGTAAAGGCTGCCACCAGTTCGAGCCGAACGGGTATGCCTTGAACGGCAAGCTGCTCGAAAATACCTATAACGAATGGAGAGAGGGGCCGTATGCGCGGGAAGGGAAAAGCTGCCAGAGCTGCCATATGCCGGAGCGTCGGCACCTGTGGCGAGGGATCCATGATCCAGAGATGGTGAAGCAAGGCGTATCCGTGCGCCTTGCACTGGACAAGGAGCGCTATCAGGTCGGCGAGCAACTTCGCGCTGGGATCACGCTGGTCAATACCGGGGTTGGTCATGATTTCCCGACCTACGTGACGCCGAAGATCATCGTCCGATTTGAGTTGACAGACGCGGACGGCAAGCAGATAGGTAAGAGTGCGCAAGAGGAACGGATCGGACGGGAGGTTACACTTGATCTGACGCAAGAGATCTTTGACACCAGGATTGCGCCGGGTAAAAGCCGTACTGTCCGCTATGTCAGAGCGATCGATCGAACAGGACTCACGTTGCGCGCGTCCGTTATCGTTGTACCTGATGATTTCTACATCCAGTTTTTCGAAGCGACCGCGCCGAAGGCTAAAGGGAAGGAGGCCCGGGCGCTGCTTGAGCAGGCTGCCCGTGAGGGACGGGCGCGATCCTTTCTACTGTTTACGGAGAACGTGGTAGTGTCGTAAAGCAGCGGATAGCTCATAGCTAAGCGCTGATAGCTGATTAGTGGAGGAGCGTGGTGAAAGTTCTGTTGGTGCACCCAAGTTCCTTGATGTACGCTGAGATCTTCCTTCGGCTGGAGCCGCTGGGATTGGAGCGGGTGGCTCAGGCCGCCAGAATGGCCGGCCACGAGGTCAGGCTCTTCGACCTGCAGGTCTTTCGCCGTGAAGACTACCTGCAGGAACTCCAAGATTTCCGCCCTCAGACCGTCGGGTTGTCCCTGAATTTTTTAGCCAATCTTCCGGAGGTAGTAGAACTCGCCAAGGAGACCAAGCGCCTCCTGCCCGCGTGCTTTGTGTTCGTTGGGGGCCATAGCGCCTCCTTTATCCCGCAGGAGTTGCTCGATCATGCCGAAGGTGCGATCGACTGCATCGTCCGTGGGGAAGGAGAGCCGATTACGCCGCCGTTGCTCGAAGCCATCCAGGATGGAGGGCTCGAAACGCTCCCAGGGGTCGTAACCGCTCGCGGTGTCGGGCCTCCGCCGCTGATGCTCCACGACCTGGATCGCACACTGCCGGCCAGGGACCTTGCCCGCCGCCGACATAAATACTTCATTGGTGTCCTGGATCCCTGCGCGTCGATTGAGTTTACGCGCGGCTGCCCTTGGGACTGTTCGTTTTGCAGCGCATGGACCTTCTACGGTCGAAGCTACCGCAAGGTCTCTCCCGAGGTCGTGGGGGAGGACCTGGCCAGGATTCAAGAACCTAACGCCTTCATCGTGGACGATGTAGCCTTCATCCATCCGGAGGACGGGATGGCGATCGGCCGGGAGATCGAGCGTCGAGGGATTCGCAAGCAGTACTACCTGGAGACCCGATGTGATGTGTTGCTCCGCAATCAAGAGGTCTTCGCCTACTGGAAACGACTCGGGCTTCGGTATATGTTTCTCGGCCTGGAGGCCCTCGACGCGGAAGGCCTGAAGGCGATTCGGAAGCGGGCCACGCCCAGCGAGAATTTTCAGGCCCTGGAGGTGGCGCGGAAGCTGGGATTCACGGTGGCCCTCAACATCATCGCCGATTCCGGCTGGGACGAGGAGCGGTTCCGGGTCATTCGCGAGTGGGCCGCCGGTGTCCCCGAGATCGTCCACGTGACCGTAAACACCCCGTACCCCGGGACGGAGACCTGGTACACGGAGTCGAGGAAGCTGACCTCGCTCGACTACCGATTGTTCGACGTCCAGCATGCCGTCCTGCCGACGACGCTGCCGTTGAAGCGGTTTTATGAAGAGCTGGTTAAGACCCAGGCGGTGTTGAATCGAAAGCACCTGGGCTGGGCCGCGGTCAGAGGGACCTTCTCCACCGCGTCCAGGTTACTCATGCAGGGTCAGACGAACTTCGTTCGGATGCTCTGGAAGTTCTCGCAGGTGTACAATCCGGACCGGCAGTACGGCGATCACTTGAAAGAGGTGAAATATGTCTTGACGCCGCCGCCGGACAAACAGCCGATCAAGCCGACGCCGGCCAAGCTGTTCGTTCATGCGCAAGCGTCGGTTGGACCGCGAGCGGCGCACGCCGAGGGGTCTGCCGGGTGATAAGGCCTTGTCGCGTGAAGAGGCGACACTGATAAGGAGGAACGGTACGTGAAAAGGCAATTCATCGCGTTTGCGGTCGTGACGCTGCTGGCCGCAGGGCTGGCGTTGGCTTCCGAATGGTACATGAGCCACGATCACTGGTACGCCAAGGAACCGGAAAAGGACTTCGCCCTGGCGAGGCTCATCGCCGACATTCGGGCGGCCACATCGCGGTACCAGGATCTGGAGCAGGCCAAGGCGGATGGGTATACGCAGATATCGGGGAATGTGCCGTTAGAGGGCTACCATTTTCGCAAGGCGGCTATCACGCAATTTGACTATTTTCATCCTTCCACGCTCCTCTATACCGAAAGGGAGGGGCGCTGGCAACTGGTTGCGCTGAAATATACAGCCCCAGGTGCCCGTCCCGCCGAGAGCCCGTTTCAGGGAATCGAGTGGGAACGGAGTCTGGCGATCTGCCGCTATGCGGACGGGCAGGAGTCTCGATCGCCCTCCGCTGAAAGCTGCCCTCAGGTTCATCCTGACAGTAAAAGCGCATTTACTGCCTGGTATCCGGATACGTGGGTGATCCGTCTCTGGATCTGGTATCCGAATCCGTACGGATTATTCGCAAGCATGAACCCTCTTCTGGCGCCGTTCGATGATCACACCATCCCGCCGGACGAAGCCGGAAGCTGGGAGACATGGCAAGCGCATACGGAGTTCTCGAACTTTAACCATCACTTCTCAGGATGGCTGGTACTCGTCATGGGGATGGCGATGACAGGCTCGGCCCTGTGGGGAGGTCAGAAGTCCAAGTATGCGCATCTCTGGCCGCTGATGACGCTGGGCGTCGCGTTATTCATCCTGTATCGGAGCGATCCGGAGTATTGGCCGTTTGGCCCGCGGACGCTGACCGAACTCCTGGGTGACCGGGAGGCTATCGAGCATAAGCTGTCGGGTGTCATCGTCCTTGCTATGGGATCCGTAGAATGGCTGCGGGCGCGCGGAATATTCAGCCATTGGCTGTGGGGCATGATCTTTCCATGGCTGGCCATCATGGGGGGAGTGACCCTGTTGTTCCATCTCCATCCCATCAGTAACTTCAACTACGTCGGGCGAGCCAATTCGCCCCACACAACCGAGGGGATCACCGCGATCCTGGCCGGCATGACGTACCTCCTCGGATCGTTGGGGATCATGAAACAACGTTGGTGGGGGTTGGTTCCGGCGCTCTTTGTCATCCTGATGGGCGTGCAGCTTATCGTCTACGTCGAGTAGAAGCGAGACGTGGGTTCTATTTCTTCTTCCACGTTCCGTTGGATTCGGTGCGTCGCTTCAGGCTTAATAGCGCGTCGGACAAATCCTGCTTGATCAGCGCATCTTCCAGAAATCTAGGAAGAAACATGCCGCTGTCCACGGTAGTGCTGTAGCGAAGCATGGTCCTGCCCTGACTGTACGGGAGGAACTCCCAGGTACCGGATGTATCTGCGATGTCGTGTTGTCTCGATTTATCCAGCGTCCAACTTACTGTTCGCTGCGCGGGCGTGAAGATCAGGTCGATCGTATAACTGATCACGCCCAGCGGAACGTGAACCGTCTCGGTAACCTTCATCGTGCCTTGCGTCTTTTCAAGAACGTCGACCTTCTCAAGCCTCGGCATAAATTCGGCGAACTTCTGATAGTTCACCATGATCGCCCACACGGCATCTGGCGGCCTGTTGATGACGCAGTAGGCTTTGATTCTGGCGCCGCTCGTACCGTCTCCAGTGGGGTGGTCTTTTGCTTTGAGCACGACGCCGCCCTTTTCTATCTTGGTTAATTCACGGGCCGTCAGTCCGCTGGTCGCAAACGTGCCGGCCCCGAAAGAGGCCGTCGAAAGCAGGAATACGGACGCGGCACATACGAGCGGTATGACCTTGATCTTGTGTAACACGTAAAAGAACCTCCAGGTGGCGTTTCGCCATCGGCGCGGCTATACTGACACGTCACACGTACGGTGTGGAATCATATCGCGGTTTGTCCATTGTGTCCATCACGTACGATGAGGCCCGGTATACGTAGCTCGTCTCCTTTGCGGCTTTGCACGCTGATACCCTTCCTCACGCGGTTACAGCAGTCCCAGCATCCGGTGCAATACGTACAAGCCTCCCCAGATAATGACGAAGCCTGCAATATCCAACAGGATGCCGGCGCGCATCATTTTCGGGAGGGGCACGAGGCCTGAGCCGTACACGATTGCGTTGGGCGGAGTCGAAACAGGGAGCATGAATCCGAAACTGGCGCCCAGGCACGCCCCCATGGCCGGCGGCAACGGGTTGAGGCCGGCGGCCTGCGCAATCGCGATTACGACTGGAATGATCATATTTGCCGACGCGGTGTTGCTTGCCGCCTCAGAGATCGCAATCGCCATCGCGATCGACAAACCCGTCAGTCCCCAGAGGGAGCTGACGCCGAGGTAACCGGTGAGGGCCGTGCCGATCGCCTCGGCCACACCGGTTTTGAACATCAATGAGCCGAGCGCCAACCCGCCGCCGAACAGCAAGATCGTGCCCCAATCGATCTTGACCGCCTCCGGCCACGTTAACGTAAACTCCCATTGCGACAGGTTGACCGGGAGCAGGAACAGGAGGATCGCGGCAGCGATTGCGACGATCGACTCCGGCAGGTGCATGCCCATCCATCGACCCCACCAGGATCCTGCAAACCATGGCAGTTGTAGAATGCCCGGCATTACCCACAGTGTGACCGCAACGCTGAACGCGACGACTGTATTGATCTGCCCCCTCGTCCACGGGCCGAGCTTACGACGTTCGCTACGGATATACTCCAGCAAATGGCTTCCCATGCCGACAGTGAGATCGCCGGGTGTGACCTGGGCTGTTCCGCCATCCTGATTGCTCGGTGCGCTTGCCGGGTCCGTGCCTGCAGGATGCAGCAGATAGAGGAGCGTGAACAGCGTCAGACCCATCACCAGGAGCAACGGGAGGGCAATCGCCATCCAACGGAAAAAACTGAGGTCGATGCCTGTTGCTGCACGGATGAGCCCGATGCCGATCAGGTTGGGGGGTGAACCAACCGGCGTCCCAATGCCGCCGATCGACGCGCTGAACGCCACGATCAGCATCATACCCGTGGCGAACGGCCAGGTCGTCGTCTCGATCGAATCCCGCGCGAGTCCCCTGGCGACACGCACGTCGTGCAGCGCACGCAGGATGCCCAGTGCAATCGGGAGCATCATGGCGGTGGTGGCGCTGTTGCTGACCCACATCGAGAGCACGGCGGTCACCAGCCCCAGGCCCACCATGGTTCTCGCCGGAGAGGAACCGATCGACGGGATCGACAGGAACTCTAACGCAATGCGACGGTCGAGCCCGTGGATCGTCATCGCTCGAGCGATCATGAATCCTCCAATGAACACGAAGATGATCGGATCGGCAAAGTGGGCCAATACGACGGCTGCCGGCGACTTACCCGGCTCCTCCGGCACTGCTCCCAACGCAACGCACAACACCGCGCCCAGCAGGGCCGACACGGGCAGGGGGATGACCTCGCTGACCCACAATACCGTCACAGCCGAAAGGATCGCGGCCAGCTTCTGACCTTCCGGACGGAGGCCGCTACACAGGAAATAGGTCAGGAAAAAGGTGGGGAGGAGAAGAATCGCGCCCAGGCGTTTTCGCCAGGTTTCGAACAGTTGCTCCCCGGCGGAGATCCTTTCCTGCGGTACAGCGGAAGCGGGTTCGACTCGCGACTCTGTCTGTGGCATCGTCCATCCTCACACACTGCTGAACACCATGCTACTCATCTCATCTCGGCCTTGATCCCGGAAAAGCTCGTACTGAGTTACCCGTTGCTCACAACCGCGCTTCAGATTCTGTGGGCAACTCGCGAAAGTCAAACCCGCGCTACAGACCATTTGCGCAGATCGACTCCGCAAAGACTGCTCTGCGTCTAGGGCTTTTCCATCAGCCTGCACACAGTCACCTTGTGACCGCCGCCATGGGCGCGCTCCTTCACGGTCGCGCGGATGATCCCGTAGATGACGCCGGGCTGCGAGCGGTCCCAGGCGATGCCCTGGCCATGGATGTTCGATGATGTCCGCGAGCTCCCGCACCGGGCCGGATTTCGGCAGCCGCATCCGGTGTAGAACGTTGGAAGCGAGAGCGCATCGTGTCAGTCACCACCGTTGATGTGTCCCTGAATTCTCCAACCGCCGTTATGCTTGCGGAAACACAACTGGGAGTAGGAAAACGGCTTCTTGTCGAGTGCCCCATGAGGTGTGCACAGTTGCCCGTCGAGTTTCTTCTCGAAGTGCGTGCTGAAGATAGCACGCCGAAATTCCACCCAGCCGTGATCTCTGTACTCGGGACGGAGATTGGCGTTGTTGAATTCAAAGTGTGCGCTGAAGTTCCGGGTTGGCGGTGCTGATGGATCAAACGAACCGCCAAAGTCTCGGGCAATGTAATAGTCATGGGCGAGCAAGGCGTAGACGGCTGATGCGTCCTTCTTTCGGGCCGCGGCTTTGAGAGACGCGATGAAGTCTTGAAACCGGCGCTCAGTGGTGTGCAACGCAATCGGCTCCGATTCGGCAGCCAACACGCCACTTGCGTAAAAGAACACGAGGAGGAGTACGGAGCGGAGCATGTGCTTTAACGATCGAGATCACAAGCGCGCGGTGCGCCGGCACCAGGAGTCAGGCCGAGCGTATTGTTGAGCCTAATCGCCACGGTAGTAGAGCCCCTCGATCAGTTCTGCACCCTGACCATGGTCTACGAAACGCGCCCAGCCAACCAAGCCCATTGGGGTCTTGATGAGGTAGTGCTCACCCTCGTTGAGCAGCACTGTGAGTTGTGCTCCCGATGGAATCGACGCAACCGGCTCCTTTTCACTCTTATCAGAAAATATCGTGATATCTTGCTTCGCTTTCGAGTCCAGACCAACGTAATAGAAGGGCTGTCGAATCTCAACAAGCTTTCCGTTCTTCAGAACGAATGTTTTTCTCTGGTTGTAGTGATTATTGGTATGGCCCGTCACGTATACGGCTCCATTTCCTGGGACGAACAGCTCAA
Encoded here:
- a CDS encoding conserved protein of unknown function (Evidence 4 : Homologs of previously reported genes of unknown function); this translates as MGDQPPVADDRIQREFLTNHWQTPIPPQGKPPAHFSSIEGSLDPESCGVCHRAPYEDWGNSLHSKSMGPGVVGQTMELIHDNPKMALLCYSCHAPLTEQQEKVVKQKGGTPSRVKKRHRPSALPLNASEDGESDELTFKTNHAFSASLQQKGLSCTGCHVRRHQRFGPPKRDGSIENSASAAQVPHGDAIRTTAFERAEFCKGCHQFEPNGYALNGKLLENTYNEWREGPYAREGKSCQSCHMPERRHLWRGIHDPEMVKQGVSVRLALDKERYQVGEQLRAGITLVNTGVGHDFPTYVTPKIIVRFELTDADGKQIGKSAQEERIGREVTLDLTQEIFDTRIAPGKSRTVRYVRAIDRTGLTLRASVIVVPDDFYIQFFEATAPKAKGKEARALLEQAAREGRARSFLLFTENVVVS
- a CDS encoding conserved protein of unknown function (Evidence 4 : Homologs of previously reported genes of unknown function), which translates into the protein MKVLLVHPSSLMYAEIFLRLEPLGLERVAQAARMAGHEVRLFDLQVFRREDYLQELQDFRPQTVGLSLNFLANLPEVVELAKETKRLLPACFVFVGGHSASFIPQELLDHAEGAIDCIVRGEGEPITPPLLEAIQDGGLETLPGVVTARGVGPPPLMLHDLDRTLPARDLARRRHKYFIGVLDPCASIEFTRGCPWDCSFCSAWTFYGRSYRKVSPEVVGEDLARIQEPNAFIVDDVAFIHPEDGMAIGREIERRGIRKQYYLETRCDVLLRNQEVFAYWKRLGLRYMFLGLEALDAEGLKAIRKRATPSENFQALEVARKLGFTVALNIIADSGWDEERFRVIREWAAGVPEIVHVTVNTPYPGTETWYTESRKLTSLDYRLFDVQHAVLPTTLPLKRFYEELVKTQAVLNRKHLGWAAVRGTFSTASRLLMQGQTNFVRMLWKFSQVYNPDRQYGDHLKEVKYVLTPPPDKQPIKPTPAKLFVHAQASVGPRAAHAEGSAG
- a CDS encoding membrane protein of unknown function (Evidence 5 : No homology to any previously reported sequences), whose protein sequence is MKRQFIAFAVVTLLAAGLALASEWYMSHDHWYAKEPEKDFALARLIADIRAATSRYQDLEQAKADGYTQISGNVPLEGYHFRKAAITQFDYFHPSTLLYTEREGRWQLVALKYTAPGARPAESPFQGIEWERSLAICRYADGQESRSPSAESCPQVHPDSKSAFTAWYPDTWVIRLWIWYPNPYGLFASMNPLLAPFDDHTIPPDEAGSWETWQAHTEFSNFNHHFSGWLVLVMGMAMTGSALWGGQKSKYAHLWPLMTLGVALFILYRSDPEYWPFGPRTLTELLGDREAIEHKLSGVIVLAMGSVEWLRARGIFSHWLWGMIFPWLAIMGGVTLLFHLHPISNFNYVGRANSPHTTEGITAILAGMTYLLGSLGIMKQRWWGLVPALFVILMGVQLIVYVE
- a CDS encoding exported protein of unknown function (Evidence 5 : No homology to any previously reported sequences), with product MLHKIKVIPLVCAASVFLLSTASFGAGTFATSGLTARELTKIEKGGVVLKAKDHPTGDGTSGARIKAYCVINRPPDAVWAIMVNYQKFAEFMPRLEKVDVLEKTQGTMKVTETVHVPLGVISYTIDLIFTPAQRTVSWTLDKSRQHDIADTSGTWEFLPYSQGRTMLRYSTTVDSGMFLPRFLEDALIKQDLSDALLSLKRRTESNGTWKKK
- a CDS encoding Anion transporter, whose product is MPQTESRVEPASAVPQERISAGEQLFETWRKRLGAILLLPTFFLTYFLCSGLRPEGQKLAAILSAVTVLWVSEVIPLPVSALLGAVLCVALGAVPEEPGKSPAAVVLAHFADPIIFVFIGGFMIARAMTIHGLDRRIALEFLSIPSIGSSPARTMVGLGLVTAVLSMWVSNSATTAMMLPIALGILRALHDVRVARGLARDSIETTTWPFATGMMLIVAFSASIGGIGTPVGSPPNLIGIGLIRAATGIDLSFFRWMAIALPLLLVMGLTLFTLLYLLHPAGTDPASAPSNQDGGTAQVTPGDLTVGMGSHLLEYIRSERRKLGPWTRGQINTVVAFSVAVTLWVMPGILQLPWFAGSWWGRWMGMHLPESIVAIAAAILLFLLPVNLSQWEFTLTWPEAVKIDWGTILLFGGGLALGSLMFKTGVAEAIGTALTGYLGVSSLWGLTGLSIAMAIAISEAASNTASANMIIPVVIAIAQAAGLNPLPPAMGACLGASFGFMLPVSTPPNAIVYGSGLVPLPKMMRAGILLDIAGFVIIWGGLYVLHRMLGLL
- a CDS encoding protein of unknown function (Evidence 5 : No homology to any previously reported sequences), encoding MKERAHGGGHKVTVCRLMEKP